Part of the Aquarana catesbeiana isolate 2022-GZ linkage group LG06, ASM4218655v1, whole genome shotgun sequence genome is shown below.
GCTCCTCCCACTGGCCATCAGGCAGACCCCATGGAGAACTGAAACGCATAAACCATTCTGGCTCCACCTGCCCATGGCATTAAGAGCAGTTAAAAGTGGTGGGCATGAAAAGCGGGTAAATTGGCACAGGCAGAAGATGGTGGTGGCAGACTCAGTAAATTACACTGCCCTGGAGATTCCTAGGAAATTCTTTTGGGCTATCATTATTAGTTTTTGTTCCAACATATCTgtcatgcacatactgtatatctgtcaaAGTGTGGCCCACGATGGAAGATGGCATTGTCCTTGTGGCCTATCTTTGGACTTGAGTTTGACATACATAGTCTAGACCACACAGTGGGACGCGCTAATCACAAATTATCCCAGCTAAAAGTATGAACTATGTGATATAAATCTAGGAATACCTTTGATTATTTGACAGGCACATGTTGCAGACAGAGATGTGCTCAGAGAGCTTGAGAAACAGAAGGAAGAAGAGAATGATGACTTGGTACGTCGCTTTATTCttgcaaagaaaaaaatgtccaacttgaaaaaagaaagagaggaggaaCTGTACAGGTGAGGATGTATGCAAGTCCTAGGCTGCAGAATGTAGAGGCAGTGAAAGATCGTTGTTTCTTAATGGAACACAATCAGCTGTTTTGGAAATAGATCCTTAACCTGGGTTtctgcgattaaaaaaaaaaaaaaaggaggacgcTCAACCCCAATATTTAAAATCTAAGATACCAATAGGTTAATAGTTGTCCTGGTCTTGAATACAACTATCTTTGTATAGTGGCAGACTGAGAAATGTGAATAAAATCTACTTTAAACTAAACAATTCTGTTTCTAAAATTGCAGAATGGGGTGAAGGCATTTCTTACTTCATTCAAGGCAGGCGCATTTTCATTGCAGGGTGTAAAAGTCAGTGCTGACGACCCTTGCTCTGCATAATAATAGGAAAAAGAAAGCTTAAAATGGATTTTCCATATCTGTTTAGAAATTGGAAAACCCCATAGTAAGCTTAATCAAATGTCAAAGTGTCAACCATCTAACCTCCACTGTCTGCAATATGTAGCTTCTCTTGGAGGTCTCCCCCCTACAGTTCACACTACAGTCTACTCATGTCTGTGCTTGTTTACATTGCATTCCATCCCAATATGTTTCCACAATACCAAATGCTGTATCGAGCATTACACATGCGTCAATTTCCTGTACTTTTTGCAGATTATCAACACTGAGCCCTGTCCACCTTACATTTCATAAGTATGTATGTCCTTGCGAACACCTCTAGAGGATTGATATCTGACATTAATGGTAGTATCTGCAAGTTGGCAAAAAAAGGGAAACAGATCTCCCTAGTAAGAGGAAGTGGGAGGAGGATCTTGGGAATATAACAGAGAACAAGTGGAGATGTATATTGGAACTAGGGCCGTTGTCTTGGTGTCCGCTTCACAAATAATTTCACAATTGTTCTTAGTGCATACTATACACTTCAGAAGTTGTTTATATTTGGACGAAGGCCTGATGCTAAGTGCCCAAGGTGTGGAGACCCAAGGGGGGACCTTATACACatggtctggaggtgcccaaaactgtaTAGGTATTGGAGGGAGGTTCTTGATACCATGAATTTGTTTTTTTGGGACATCTCTAGACCTTGAGCCAAAACTACGTGTGCTGGGCTATGTGGAAAGGAATGTGTGGACAGGTAACCAACAGATAGCAATGTCAAAGTGCCTATTCCAAGCAAAAAAACTGATCGCACAGAGATGGTTGGAGCAAGCTCCCCCAATTAGTGCGGACTTGGTAAAGGTAGCCAACGATATGATATGGAAGGAGAAGTTTGTATATACAAAACAAGGACATTTAAAGAAATATgaaaagatgtggaaaccttggttAGATGGAAATGGGTATAGCCTCTAGTGTGTTAGGAGAAAGTAAACAAGAAGCTAAGGAGAAGAGGTCTGAATGAAGTAGGAATAGGTGGTGTAAGGTATAGTCTAAAAGATATATTGGGGTATCTCTTTTGTTAGAGTTGTGCTCAAATAACTTAGTAATGGGttataataaattaattaattggaAAATTGAGATATAAAAGAGAAGAAGAGTGTAGtgaattttctttcttttatgaAAATTGTATAACTGGAAAATGTATGTGGTGTGTGGGTGGGATAAATGGGGTATGTGGGATGTATGGGTAACGgggtttatttgggtacagtatgtaCTAAGTATTAAAATTGAATAAGAGAAATATAAATGTAGTAGAATTTGGAGAAAGTGTTGGTTGGAAGCTTTATGTATAAATGAAACATTTTTCAATAAAGAatacttgatttaaaaaaattatgtatgTCCTAAGCACTGCCTGCTTTCCACCAACTCCCATCCCTTCAGGCATTTTGTGCTTATTGCAAACAGCTGCACAATGACTTCACACATTGGGAACATTGGTTTGAACTGTCATTCTTCCTCAAAGGAGGGAGAAATTACACTTTATATATATGATACATCCCCCTAATCCATGATCAGCTCCTTTTCTACCACCCCTTTGTTCATCCTCCCAGTCCATGAAGTGATCCTTTTTTGCATTGTTTCTTAATTGAACACAATCAGCTGATATCCCTTTCCATCCATCCGTTCTTACTCTGCCTCCCCTCTGTCCATGTTCACTCCACTTTGCTCCCCCAGCCACAATCATCCCTCTCTCTGCCCCCAAACTAGCCCCACTTTACATATTCTTCCAATGATCTACAATCATATTTGCCTCTTCATCCACTGTCCACATTTAGTTACCACTGCCTTCTCTGCAATCTATGATTATCTTTTTTGTGCCACCATTCTTTCACTTACATGTGTCCTAGTTCAGCTCAGTCTTAGCCTCATGTCCTTTCTCGTCTACGAGCTTCTACATTCTGCCAACTTTCTTTCTCCCCAGTGATGGATCACACTCTTTTACCACTATCTTTTCCAACAGCTCCTATTCTGCCTCCCACGATGTACTGTTCCAATGTCATGTTCAGCTTCCACAACGCCTACTTTATGCCCTTCTGGTCTACAACCAGTTATCATTCTGCATCTTTAGAAACCTACTTCCAAATCCATATTCAGCCACCATTCTACCTCCTGTTTCCCTGATCACCTACAGCTTTGCTTTTTCTCCCATTGAACCGTGATCACAACCTCCCTCTCACAGCTGAACTTCTAAGCTCCACAATCAGTTAGGACCCTAACCCCATAATTTTTAATTTTCTGCTAAATATTATCTTAGTCGGCAGTAATAAATCCCAGTTTGTTACAAATCACACAAAGGCCAAAAATCATTTAGCCTCAGTTAATTGATTCATGAAACGGCACACATTTACTGCTAAAGCAAATGCATGAACTTGTTGAGCTAAATAAGACATCACAATGATTCTAATGGGTTGATTTGTTGGGCACCAGGCAGACAATGGAACGTAGGGATCAAATCACTGAACTGCTGGCGGCACAAATTAAACAGAAAGTTGATGATGAAGAACAACACATAGCAAAAGCTGTAGCCGAAAtggaagcaaaaaacaaaaaagaaacacagGAAAAAGAAGAGAAGATAAAATCGGATATCAAGGCCATCACTGAGCATAGGCTTGCAATGGTAATAACACAACTGCTTTTGATCATATGGATCTTTGTTTTTCTATTCATGATTTAGTAAGCCTAAGACTCTAAATGCCAAGGATCTCCTGTTGTGCCCATCATCCCTCTGCATTGCTGGAAAAAGTGTAGATATGAGGGAAGGTGTTTGTCCTGAGCAGAATGAGTAGCAAGAAATATGCTTAATATAACTGTTCATAAATCAATTATAAATAGCTTATATTAAAGGCCAAACTCCAGCCCAAGAATAACTCACTTTGAATAGTTTTAGGGAAGTTAGAGccactgtcaagtttttattggtgTCTTTGTCTTCAGAACCAACACTTTTGGTAGTATCAGTTTcttggcctcccactttgctctgTGGTTCCTTTCGTTGGTCCCTACATGACTACAGGACACAGTTTGCCAAATTAACACAGCAGGGCACAGACAATTTAACAGTTTAGAAAGTAAGTGTCTGTTTCTGAAAACGTTTCAGGTGGCTGTTTCTTTTCAATACAGCAGGAGGTTCAGATTAAAGAAACACTATAACCTGCCCATTAAGGGAAAGTGACAATGCCACCTGATAGTCCACTTCCCCCAGCAAGTTATAATTACTGATATGGTCCCCCAAGGCCTCCTCACTGCAGAAGTTGACCTTGAGTTATCTCTGATGGATAACATCACATGGGAGAGGTCATGTGCTCCTCCATCCCTGGAAGCCCCACTCCATTAAATCAAATAGAGCATGGGCTCTAAAGGAGCGAAGAGGCAGTATCAATAGTAAAGGCTATCGGTAGGCACTGTGACTTTTCTCTGAATGGGCAAGTgacagggaggttgatttactaaagaaaagacaaatatactgtgcactggaagtgcagttgctctagatcggaggggaagctctgctgatttctatcatccaatcatgtacaagcaaaaatgctgttttttaaattttccttgcatgtgattgagtattccttgcaaagtgaagctttacctgatttactaagctgtggagcaagtgcacttgcgtTGTACAgtatatttgactttagtaaattgaccccaatgTCTCTGTAATGGATTTTGCACTTTTACTGAGGCAGTGATGTAAATAATCAGTTGCAAGAGAAACAATACTTGGTAAGTACTAATGACATAAGTATACCAGTTAAGGGGTCTAAAAGTTTCCACAAAATCAACTAGGTGCTAGAAACATGTGGACTTTAAAATGTTGTGAGCACAAAACATCACCCTATGAAATATGTTATGTTTAACaacagagaagaaaaaaagaagaggaagaaaaagatgaGAAGTTGAAGGCCTTACAAGCCCTTTATAAAATAAAAGAGGCAGATAATTACTTCATTGCACAGCAGAAAGAGAAAATGAGGCAAACAGAAGAACAATGTAAGAAAATTCAAACAATGCAGATCCAACAGATGGTAAGTAAGAACCTGCTTTTTTACTTTACCAACCACAGCTGAATACAGTATATGACTCCGCTTTTAGATggatttaaaatgttactaaacccaccacagtaaaatcagtctgtatatggagcatagcatgcttgttatactcactgtggaacctaagcggttaatcctctgcatggtgtaaaaaggttgtttgatcctgtatgaACAAATCCTCAtattcttcttccactgactccgaAACATGTCAGTATAAGACAGAgatactggagtcaggctgcacgtgcccagttttgtgtgtattgctagagagtttttttttttccttgggagagtgcatgtgatcagcacagggtcaaacagcactttccagacagagggtcaggggtcctgcatcctcatagggcagccagtgcagtgtgaaaactcttcctacaagctttaaccaggcactgatagaagtcacaagactaatatatactgctgatgagaaaaggtatttagtagtttgtatttactaaaataattgcatttccatgttctgtgtactgtgggggaccagatatagttaatgcaggctcctgggtttaggaacactttaatatAATGGAGTTGACTAAAGGAGTAAATTGCATTGCAATGTAATTGTAATTTAATTGTAAATTGCATATTGACACTGGCTCAGGGTACACATTGTCCCTGGCATAATTATCTTTTGCACTTTTCTGCAAagtcattgggggtcatttacgaaCGCAATAGCTCTGTATTTCCAAATGTAACACTCTGCAAATGTATGTAAATCATGTGCAGTTACTATTTTATCTTTGTGGCTAAACATTCTGAAAGTGTTTCACCACCACTGTTTTGCGCACATTTGTGAATATTTGCTCGATTTTATGCATTTGTTGCAAGTGTTAAGAACCAGGTTGCATAAGAATTCACACAGCCACCTGTAACATAATTAAGAAGTGATTTATCTGAAAATTACTACCTAAAATGCTTTTCTGACACCTATTTTAGGCAATTTGTGACAAGTCTGGGGCAAGTTTGCTTTGCTTTTACATAATGCAACAGAGTGGCAAATCTGCCACACTTTTACATAATCTGATAAAACAACTTGCGCAAAGCAATACGACACAATTATTACATGAAATGCGACATTATAATAAATCTGTTGCAGTGTAAAACGCCTGTTACTGCAAGGGCGCACAATTGCTTTCTTTGTGTCACACTGACGCTGCAACAAGGCCCAGAGCTGCACTGCCGTGTGCTGAGATGAaatacagacatgctgcattttatcacatCACACTGTGAAGAACCACATGGCACTGTACAGCAGCCCATCACCATGAATGAAATGTACTTTTGtatacttcaaataaagtttgcaCAAAAAAAGGAGCTGTGTTATGCGTTAAATTGTGCACCACACTGGCCTCTACCGCTGTCAGGAACTGACAGTTGCCACAGTGGCAAATTGTGAATGTGAATTTGCCCTAAGACtgcatttctgacaagatcaatagatattttctgtacttgctaaaacgttcttagcctgaaaacaagaaatctaatgcagtcaccacatctaaggactggtaagctgaaatttATTACATTTATGTTTTAAGAAGCCAGCATGATTGTACAAAGTTTGTGTTCAAAATCTTATTTGATGTTATTTGCTAAATTTAGGCTGAGAAGAAAACAATGTCACAGGCAGAAAAAGGAGCAGAGATAGCTTACACCAAACAAAATGAAGCTTTAATGGTGAAGGAAGAGGATGTTTTCCAAGAGTACGCCAAACAAGTGATTGAGTCAGTCACCAATGCTGGATGTAATCCATATGCACTGAAGAAAGCAGCTCAGATTGGTACTGGTGGTGGGCGCGGCCCAGTTTACTCTGGCAGAGGAGGCCTTCGGCCCAGCTACCTAGTACAGGACACCAGTGGAGTCCAACTTCCGGCCTACCAGAATGACACTACCCAGCAAATAAAGGGGATCTATGATTCTGGGGATATCCAACATGCTAAAAGAAAACTTGGTTTTACATACTGAACACAACTGCGCAAGGAAACTTGTACTGAGACAATATAGAGCCTACCAATGCTGATCTATCCTGAAAATATTGCTTACCTGGCTGTCATGGCGATTCATTCATTTTAGTACTATATGAGGCTCTGTCCTAGAACAAGTATTCAGATCAGTATTCATTCCAGAATCAGTCAGGGAACTCACAAATTTCAGGAGAGCAGCAGCTTCTGCCCCGTATTCTCTCAGTACCAGTTTCCATAAAGGATATCTGTACTTTCTGACATAGTACAGTTATTATTTTTGCCTACCCCTAAAGCCTGCCATAGttggtgcaattttctttcctgcaatcacatgCACttactgattgtgttgatgggggaatccttcctacagagccattgtgttctcccggcggggagagccgttgtcttgccgagaaagttcccccggcggataaggacataccctgtactgcgcaggtgcagcgcttgcgcagtacaaacgactacggagccgccgaaaatagctgaagctgaaaaccttgagtcagctgtacacggcgcctgcgccctgagtccaggttgaagccccaccatccaagtggacatagaggtagaataaaaaagtgccgagcaaagcgaagcaatgcctgaagcgtggcgagcggccctcttacaggcgccgtgtacagctaacttacagctattcagcttcagctatttccggcggctcgtactgcgcaagcgctgcgcctgcgcagcacaggggggtccttatccgccgagggaaactttctcggcagaacaccgtctctggcaggagaacacacagtgattattactagtgCCTATAGCCGCTCCTATGAAAAATCCGACATGCTAGTTGTCCATGGCCTACTTGACCTAATCGTCCCACCTTCCAAATGTATGCTTTCCCCAAATTAGATGACGACTACCAGCAGAAAAGTTTAGAGCCTCTGGTCAAAAATCTTCCTTCCACTGGATGCACCTGCACATTTATTCCTCTTTAATGTCTATGCAAATTCAAGCCTCATCATTTCAATGGGACCAGCTCCTGTATTAAAAAGTTGGCCCCATAGAAGTCTGTGGGAATTGATAGCACAGGTATAGCCGGGGGCAAAGAAGATATCAGTCAGAAGTTCTGGAGATTCCTGCAGGACACGTGATTTGGTCAAGTATGTATCTGGGGCAGGTAAATTTAAGTCAGGAAGGTTAGGCAAAAAGGATAAAAGTACTTTCTCTAAAAGAACAATTATCCTTTAATGTGTAGACAACACAATTCATAATAATTAGACTTAAAATAAAACAGGATTTGGTGTGGTCTGACTTTTTACTATTACATAAAGGCTAAATATGCCTCCAGCCATTGTGTGAAAAATATATGTATTGGTCTATGAATTTAAAAGAATGCTGTCGTTTTTTTTACTCAACAATATCAGCAAAAGCTGTATAtcaacattaaaatgcaataaaatatccaCACCTTTTCCAAGCATTTGTATCTGTATTTTTATTGTGGGGGTAGAAAAGTTGCCATATTAGTCCTTATTACATACAAAAAGGCCACAAAGGCacataaaaaataatgattttatatTTACCCTGATCACACTGCAATGGGCGGGACAGGTGCGGAAaattgcagcatgtctgcattcttTTGCACCACATTGGTGTCCACCTGATGTCTCTGCAGCGCAGCTCTGATGCGATGCATAGACATGAGTAAGATGTCACTTTTTGACATTCCAATAATGTTAGGGTAAAGGTAAATGGTGCCTTATGTTATCAAAATGCAAGGCACAGACCCTGTACAGAACAGACACTAGCCTGCAAGCTAAAAggatcattaaagtgttactaaactcacaacagtaaaatcagtctctatatgcagtaaagcatgcttgttatacttactgtggaacctacagggttaaccctctgcattgcgtaaaaatgttgtttgatcctgtcttctctggtcctccccttcttccacagtccccaatccatcttctgatagtacagaaccataggaggcactctgcacatgctcagtttggtgtgtattgctagagagtttttctttttggaaaggtgcatgtgatcagccaatcagcactgtccagacagagggccaggggtcctgcagcctcataggacagttagaggagaatgaaaacttctcctacaagctttaaccagtgctcgggcagacactgatagaagtcataagaatgctataactgctgatgagaaaaggtatttagcagtttatatttactaaatctaTTGCATTTCggtattctgtgtactgtgggagaccagatatagtgaatgtagtgtcctgggtttagtaacaagttGATGTGAACAAGCCATACTGTCTCTACCTACTGAATACAGCACACAAGGTTTAAATTATATCCTTTAGCACATATCATTGGATGAGTTAGATTAATAAGGAGATGTTTATTATTACACGTCTCTTCTGCTTCTTATTGCTCTCTTTTtgcagaaaaataggatttttgacttaccagtaagcaggagagggtgtgcttagttgagaaagcccctcctcccctactgaagactcctgggatgtataacatcatttgcctaggcatgtaAACCAGGaactaactgaagaaatgtaaaaaaaaaaaaaaaaaaaaaaaaaaaaaaaaaaaaaaggagaggtttaaaacaagcaaatatgatatactttcctatccatttactaatgctagcggcataaggattaaaaatatcaATGTCAATTGAGAgattgaagttccgctttaaggatgaGGTATTTACAGCTACCTTTTGTCGATTggacaatgattaaaaaaaaaataaaatcagctaCTGGGATATTACCTACACATCCCCTCCCATTTCTAGCTGGCTTCAGTTTTGTAAGCAAGCAATAAAGGAGACCATAACATCAGAAGGGAGGAACCTATGTCCCATAgagccatgccattaaagccagtgacCAAAAAAGCAGGAGACTGTACTGGTCCTTGGGACAGTAGGTCTGGATAAACCAGGAGATCCCACAGTGTGTCTGCTAGGAGTCTGAATATGTTTGATTACCACATTCACATTAGGCCAATTCAGTGTGACAAGAATCACCAGAATCCCCTCCATCTCAACTCTGTTGAGCAGGTGAGGGAGAATCTGGAGGGGCAGAAAAGCATAGATCACTGTGATCAACTGATCCCACTGAGTTACCAGAGCATTTACTGCGAAGGCCCGTGGATCCCTAGAACTAGCAACAAACCTATCCAGTTTGTTGTTGCATTTGGACACTAGAAGATCCACATCCAGGATCCCCCATTTGTGACAAAGGGCTTGAAACACATTCCAAATGGAATGCCCATTCCCACAGATCTAAACTTGGTGACAGAAAGTTCACCTCACAAATTCCCATGCGTGGGATGTAGACAGTGGACAGAGCTTCATGTTTGCTTCCTTTTGAACTGGTGCCGCATTGATTTTTGATGTAGGCCACAACCATGTCGATTTCTGACTGGATTGTCATCAAATTCCCTCACAATTTGAATGGTCCAGCGTTCAAAGGAAAACCAAATTGCCCTTAGTTATAGGATGTTGATGGGAGGACAGCTTCCTCTGATGACCAAGTCCCCTGTACACAAAGGGCATGCAGGATTCCTCTCCAGCCCAATAGGCTGGCATCCATCATGAGAACCCTCAATGTCTTTGGAGGATAGGGCTTCCATGGCCCTAGTATTGGGTTGGAAATCCACCAAGCCAGTATTGTTTTTGTTGTATTTAACAGTCTGGAGTGAGACTGTGCATACAGTACAGACTCAAAGGAGGCAATCATTAGACCCAAGACCCTCGTGCGGGTTCAAAGCGAAGATTTCCTCTAGGCCACCAAGGGCTTGGGAATGGGAGTGGAGACACAGAAGTTtgttagtttaaggttaaacctcttttcttctaactcttttcttctaattttaatgagtggccacgtgtcttgttaaactcccttccacaaaaaaagttttctccctgttgtggggtcaccagtgtggtatttgtaaattgaaatcatatcccctctcaagcgtctcttctccaaaaagaataagttcagtgctcacaacctttcctcataactaatttcccccaggccctttattagctttgttgcccttctttgtactcgctccatttccagtacatccttcctaaggactggtgcccagaactggacagcatactctaggtgcggccggaccagagtcttgtagagcgggagaattatcgttttatctatggagttaatcccctttctattgcatgccattgctgagcctatcatctactaggacccctttaccatcctagattcccccagaggttctccccctagtgtatagattgcatccatatttttgccacccaaatgcattattttacatttttctacattaaacctcatttgccatgtagttaatttgttaagatcttttgcaaggtttccacatcctgcagagaaattattgccctgcttagcttagtgatAGCTTAGTCCGTAAaaacagagatttaactgtttaccccatcctccaggtcgtttatgaacaaattaaataggattggtcacagcacagaaccctgggggaccccactacccacccctgaccattccgagtactccccatttatcatcaccctctgaacttactattgtagccagttttcaatccatgtactcaccctatggtccatgccaacggactttattttgtacagtaaatgtttatggggaactgtgtcaaatgcttttgcaaaacccagatacaccacatctatggatcttcccttatctagatggcaactcacctcctcatagaaggtaaatagattggtttggcaagaacaattcttcatgaatgcatgcagattactgctaatgataacgttctcattactaaaatcttgtatatagtcccttatcattccctccaagagcttgcatactattgatgttaggctaactgatctgtaattcccagggctgtattttgggccctttttaaatattggtgctacattggcttttctccaatcagctggtaccattccagtcagtaaaaattaggaacaatggtctggcaattacttgactgagttccctaagtaccctcggatgcaagccatctggtcccagtgatttattaaatgttaagtttctcaattctaattttaattc
Proteins encoded:
- the CFAP210 gene encoding cilia- and flagella- associated protein 210, encoding MATMSAPVVQYGRRKGSSRGQAAEKVTDNAGVTVKPVDLRHVTVLPKADWERIVNYNNTLEEEERRLYEERKEQETLHLRSQEVVKNWTNTISGLRQKRLKAKKLREEKEEEEKQKIDLEEAQYQAEKRREAIEKARTKQYYQTDKVKTFHSALLLTEVIKERDAQMELKNKIMNRSNRQGKDTLANTQRELEESIYNDQQKALQRLTERKYNANELMKQVEEHRRAAELEKQANYREGEEIRRLTRLNEWEMGKLAKLKQDEKQEIMRAHLAHVADRDVLRELEKQKEEENDDLVRRFILAKKKMSNLKKEREEELYRQTMERRDQITELLAAQIKQKVDDEEQHIAKAVAEMEAKNKKETQEKEEKIKSDIKAITEHRLAMRRKKEEEEKDEKLKALQALYKIKEADNYFIAQQKEKMRQTEEQCKKIQTMQIQQMAEKKTMSQAEKGAEIAYTKQNEALMVKEEDVFQEYAKQVIESVTNAGCNPYALKKAAQIGTGGGRGPVYSGRGGLRPSYLVQDTSGVQLPAYQNDTTQQIKGIYDSGDIQHAKRKLGFTY